The following proteins are co-located in the Eublepharis macularius isolate TG4126 chromosome 5, MPM_Emac_v1.0, whole genome shotgun sequence genome:
- the LOC129329712 gene encoding LOW QUALITY PROTEIN: polyisoprenoid diphosphate/phosphate phosphohydrolase PLPP6-like (The sequence of the model RefSeq protein was modified relative to this genomic sequence to represent the inferred CDS: inserted 1 base in 1 codon) — MQISASIATMPSPKNSPKSSRERRAPGNRLELLSLLNQKSQGCPDSPSRRKDSAATSTTQQALPEEDCMKLNPSFMGIALRSLLAIDLWASKRLGVCAGEXSSWGSARPLMKVIEVSGHGIPWLAGTMYGLCRSGSSAGREVLVNLLFALVLDLVLVALVKGLVRRRRPTHNKMDMFATVSVDKYSFPSGHATRAAMVCRFVLHHLILAVPLRVLVVLWAFIVGISRVMLGRHNVTDVIFGLVMGYMQYSVVEYFWLSPISAPALFMVWS; from the exons ATGCAG ATCAGTGCCTCCATTGCCACCATGCCCAGTCCAAAGAACAGCCCGAAGAGTAGCCGCGAGAGACGGGCTCCTGGCAACAGGCTGGAGTTGTTGTCGCTCCTGAATCAGAAGAGCCAGGGGTGCCCAGACAGCCCGTCTCGGCGCAAGGACTCAGCAGCCACCAGCACCACCCAACAGGCTCTCCCCGAAGAGGACTGCATGAAACTGAACCCGTCGTTTATGGGTATTGCCCTGCGCTCCTTGTTGGCCATTGACCTTTGGGCTTCCAAACGGCTTGGGGTGTGTGCAGGAG GATCTTCTTGGGGCAGCGCCCGCCCCCTCATGAAGGTCATAGAGGTCTCAGGACATGGTATCCCCTGGCTAGCGGGCACCATGTATGGGCTCTGCAGAAGTGGGAGCTCAGCGGGCCGTGAGGTGCTGGTCAACCTGCTTTTTG CTCTGGTTCTTGATCTTGTTTTGGTGGCGCTAGTGAAAGGACTGGTGAGAAGGCGGCGCCCGACCCACAACAAGATGGATATGTTCGCCACAGTCTCCGTGGACAAATATTCCTTCCCGTCAGGCCACGCAACCAGAGCTGCCATGGTTTGCCGGTTTGTTCTCCACCACCTTATCCTGGCTGTCCCTCTGCGAGTCCTAGTGGTCCTTTGGGCCTTCATTGTGGGGATTTCCCGAGTCATGCTGGGCAGGCACAATGTGACTGATGTGATCTTTGGGCTGGTCATGGGCTACATGCAGTACAGTGTGGTAGAGTACTTCTGGCTGTCACCCATCAGTGCTCCTGCTCTCTTCATGGTGTGGAGTTGA